In the Perca flavescens isolate YP-PL-M2 chromosome 20, PFLA_1.0, whole genome shotgun sequence genome, one interval contains:
- the gpr135 gene encoding G-protein coupled receptor 135 produces MDVCETRVDCFCASSMDSHVSTALLGSSGSNYTADTSGLSFTSQLGTTSPVVPSVVSIVTSLVTATTIEATLGNTGNLSTFRDHRGSELGPIHPASTPSVLSAAESKSVLQGITVATQALVLLAIFLLSSLGNSAVVVVIIKHRQLRTVTNAFIMSLSLSDFLTAVLCLPFSFVMLFSKDGTWMFGDRFCVANGFFNTCFGIISTLTMTLISFDRYYAIVRQPQAKIGRQKATQLLIAVWLTAVIFSLPWYLLVRPPTEIHKRGFYHCMYVFHSRTSRMGTAYSICLIVICYLLPFALMCFCHYNICKTVRLSEIRVRPVTTYAYLLRFYSEMRTATTVLIMIVFIIFCWGPYCLMGLVTALGDYTFNPAMDTVAIWLAWANGAINPLIYALRNPNISMLLGRNREEGYRTRNIAAYLSSQTQNREVRLNQAERIRDRYVSRVGVNNNSRLSNSSPGKGGGGGEVGMWACKNPAVFFCRDAQPDTATLPNSVSAPKMKTADTSL; encoded by the exons ATGGATGTGTGTGAGACGAGGGTTGACTGTTTTTGTGCTTCGTCGATGGATTCGCATGTCAGCACCGCCCTGCTgggcagcagtggcagcaacTACACGGCTGACACCTCGGGTCTGAGCTTCACCAGCCAGCTGGGCACTACCTCCCCTGTTGTGCCAAG TGTTGTTTCCATAGTGACCAGCCTAGTGACTGCCACCACTATAGAAGCCACATTGGGAAACACTGGAAACCTGTCGACGTTCAGAGACCATAGAGGGAGCGAGCTCGGTCCAATCCATCCGGCGTCGACCCCGTCGGTGCTGAGCGCCGCCGAGAGTAAGTCTGTCCTGCAGGGCATCACCGTGGCAACTCAGGCCCTGGTACTCCTCgccatcttcctcctctccagTCTCGGTAACTCGGCAGTCGTCGTGGTCATCATCAAACACAGACAGCTTCGGACAGTGACCAATGCTTTCATCATGTCTCTGTCGTTGTCCGACTTCCTCACGGCTGTGTTGTGTCTGCCGTTCTCCTTCGTCATGCTCTTCAGCAAGGATGGTACCTGGATGTTCGGGGATCGTTTCTGCGTGGCCAACGGCTTTTTCAACACCTGCTTTGGTATCATCTCCACCCTGACTATGACTTTGATCTCGTTTGACAGGTACTACGCCATAGTCAGACAGCCGCAGGCCAAAATAGGGCGCCAGAAAGCAACTCAGTTGTTGATCGCTGTGTGGTTAACTGCAGTCATTTTCTCTCTGCCTTGGTATCTCTTAGTTCGACCGCCTACAGAAATCCATAAGCGAGGTTTCTACCACTGTATGTACGTGTTCCACTCCAGGACTTCACGCATGGGGACGGCCTACAGCATCTGCCTTATTGTCATATGTTACTTACTGCCCTTCGCCCTcatgtgtttttgtcattaCAACATCTGTAAGACAGTTCGTCTCTCTGAAATCCGAGTCCGGCCGGTGACCACGTACGCATACTTACTGCGATTCTACAGTGAAATGCGAACAGCCACCACAGTTCTGATTATGattgttttcatcattttttgtTGGGGGCCATATTGTTTAATGGGGTTGGTTACAGCATTGGGGGACTACACGTTCAACCCAGCAATGGACACAGTGGCCATCTGGCTAGCCTGGGCAAACGGAGCAATCAACCCTCTGATCTACGCCCTGAGGAACCCCAATATATCCATGTTACTGGGGCGGAACAGAGAGGAGGGCTATCGGACCAGAAATATCGCTGCGTACCTCTCCAGCCAAACCCAGAACCGCGAGGTTCGGCTTAACCAAGCGGAGAGGATCAGGGACCGCTACGTGAGTCGCGTAGGGGTGAATAATAACAGCCGGCTGTCAAATTCAAGTCctggaaaaggaggaggaggaggagaggtgggaaTGTGGGCCTGTAAAAACCCTGCCGTGTTCTTCTGCAGGGACGCCCAGCCTGACACTGCAACACTTCCTAACTCCGTCAGTGCGCCAAAGATGAAGACAGCGGACACCAGCCTGTGA